In Populus alba chromosome 1, ASM523922v2, whole genome shotgun sequence, a single window of DNA contains:
- the LOC118029342 gene encoding patellin-4: MTVEVKVEETKVAEVVVVPQEEPEKVVVVEEKKNDVNGDVEVKEVDAADNDGPKTVQKSSSYKEESNFLSDLKEFERKALSEMKLKLEEAILGNSLFKKEGAKKKEKEVEKPVEEEKEKEKKTKEGQESGEQEGEKKEDVKPEGDNEKEKTVLECEEEKTQVVIEEKSEEIDRDISIWGVPLFPSKGSEGTDVVLLKFLRARDFKVNDALEMLKKTLQWRKESNIDSLLDEEIGVDLSSAFYMNGIDREGHPVCYNIYGVFENEELYAKAFGDEEKRKQFLRWRFQLMEKGIQKLDLRPGGVASLLQISDLKNSPSPSKKELRTAMSKAVTLLQDNYPEFVAKNIFINVPFWYYAFNALLSPFLAQRTKSKFVVVRPAKTTETLLKYVQAEEIPVQYGGFKRENDFEFSSEDGEVSELLIKAGSTETIEIPAAEVGATLLWDLTVVGWEVNYKEEFVQSDEASYTIIIQKSKKMSSNEEPTRNTFRNNEPGKVVLTIQNWSSKKKRVLYRYKTKKNASY; the protein is encoded by the exons aTGACTGTTGAGGTTAAGGTTGAAGAAACTAAGGTGGCTGAGGTTGTTGTGGTTCCTCAAGAAGAACCCGAGaaggttgttgttgttgaagagaaaaagaatgatGTTAATGGAGATGTGGAGGTGAAGGAAGTGGATGCTGCTGATAATGATGGGCCTAAAACAGTTCAAAAGAGTTCTTCTTACAAGGAAGAAAGCAATTTTCTTTCTGATCTTAAGGAGTTTGAGAGGAAGGCCTTGAgtgagatgaaattgaaactgGAAGAGGCAATTCTTGGAAACAGTTTGTTCAAGAAAGAAGGGgcaaagaagaaggagaaggaggtgGAGAAGCCTgtggaagaagagaaagagaaggaaaaaaaaaccaaggaagGACAAGAGAGTGGGGAACAAGaaggtgaaaagaaagaagatgtgAAACCAGAAGGAGATaatgagaaggaaaaaacaGTCCTGGAAtgtgaagaagagaaaactCAGGttgttattgaagaaaaaagtgaagaaattgacAGGGATATTTCCATTTGGGGAGTCCCTCTTTTTCCTAGCAAGGGATCAGAAGGAACGGATGTGGTCTTATTGAAGTTCTTAAGGGCTAGAGATTTCAAAGTTAACGATGCACTGGAGATGCTCAAGAAGACCCTTCAATGGAGGAAAGAATCCAACATCGACTCACTCTTGGATGAGGAAATAGGAGTGGATCTAAGCTCAGCATTCTACATGAATGGCATCGATCGCGAAGGCCACCCTGTGTGTTACAACATCTATGGGGTGTTTGAGAATGAGGAGCTTTATGCAAAGGCATTTGGAGATGAAGAGAAGCGCAAGCAGTTCTTGAGATGGAGATTTCAATTAATGGAGAAAGGTATTCAAAAGCTTGATTTGAGGCCTGGTGGTGTTGCTTCTTTGCTTCAAATCAGTGATCTCAAGAATTCTCCTTCCCCATCAAAGAAGGAGCTCAGGACTGCCATGAGCAAAGCTGTCACCCTTTTGCAGGACAATTATCCAGAATTTGTTGCGAAAAAT ATATTCATAAATGTTCCATTTTGGTATTATGCTTTCAACGCCCTGCTATCTCCTTTCTTAGCTCAAAGAACCAAGAGCAAATTTGTCGTTGTTCGCCCTGCCAAGACCACCGAGACATTGCTCAA GTATGTTCAGGCCGAGGAAATCCCTGTCCAATATGGTGGCTTCAAGAGGGAGAATGATTTCGAGTTCTCCAGCGAAGATGGTGAAGTTTCAGAACTTTTAATCAAAGCTGGATCAACTGAAACCATTGAGATCCCTGCAGCAGAG GTTGGAGCCACATTGCTTTGGGACCTGACAGTTGTGGGATGGGAAGTGAATTACAAGGAGGAATTTGTGCAAAGTGACGAGGCTTCCTACACCATCATCATCCAAAAGAGCAAGAAAATGAGCTCAAATGAAGAGCCAACTCGCAACACTTTCAGGAACAATGAACCTGGAAAGGTAGTTCTGACCATTCAGAATTGGTCAAGCAAGAAGAAGAGGGTCCTATACCGATACAAGACCAAGAAGAATGCTTCCTATTGA
- the LOC118029368 gene encoding LOW QUALITY PROTEIN: tetrahydroberberine oxidase-like (The sequence of the model RefSeq protein was modified relative to this genomic sequence to represent the inferred CDS: inserted 1 base in 1 codon): MRIFFNAFFIKTLTPFLRSFTXPINSSYSSVLQFSIRNGRFNTSATPKPLVIVTVLNEAHIQAVIACSQKHGLQIRVRSGGHDYEGLSYVSVLPFVIIDLINMRTVTVDVGNKIAWAQAGATLGEVYYRIAEKSRTLAFPAGVCPTVGSGGHISGGGHGMMMRKYGLAADHIIDAKLIDVKGRILDRASMGEDLFWAIRGGGGNTFGVVVAWKLELVTVPPTVTVFNVTRTLEQNATKLVHQWQSAIRKFDEDLFSRIFLSRVNTSQEGKTTILAAYTSLFLGGVDRLLSMMQQSFPQLGLVKEDCIEMSWIESTVYFASFPRNTSLDVLLDRSPGSTISFKAKTDFVTEPIPEIALEGIWDRLNQLDAEAAQLQFTAYGGKMDEISETSIPFPHRAGILFQIHYAVVWEQKTASWIRKLYSYMTPYVTKNPRQAYIDYRDLDVGMNNLGNTSYKQARVWGTKYFKNNFDRLVHVKTKVDPANFFRNEQSIPPLTPW; this comes from the exons ATGAGGATTTTCTTCAATGCCTTCTTTATCAAAACTCTAACGCCATTTCTAAGGTCATTTA CCCCAATCAACTCCTCATATTCGTCTGTCTTGCAGTTTTCTATACGAAACGGCAGGTTCAACACAAGTGCCACCCCGAAACCACTAGTTATTGTTACAGTTCTAAATGAAGCCCACATTCAAGCTGTCATTGCTTGTTCCCAGAAACATGGCCTGCAAATTAGAGTCCGAAGTGGTGGCCATGACTATGAGGGCCTCTCTTATGTTTCGGTTCTACCCTTTGTGATTATTGATCTGATCAATATGCGAACAGTTACAGTTGATGTAGGAAACAAAATTGCATGGGCTCAAGCTGGTGCTACACTAGGAGAAGTTTACTACAGAATCGCTGAGAAAAGTAGAACTCTTGCCTTCCCAGCAGGTGTTTGCCCAACTGTGGGATCCGGTGGGCACATCAGTGGAGGAGGACATGGGATGATGATGCGTAAATATGGCCTTGCTGCAGACCACATTATTGATGCCAAATTAATCGATGTTAAAGGTAGAATCCTTGACCGAGCATCCATGGGAGAAGATCTGTTTTGGGCCATTCGAGGGGGTGGAGGCAACACCTTTGGAGTTGTTGTTGCGTGGAAACTGGAATTGGTCACAGTTCCACCAACTGTGACAGTGTTCAATGTCACTAGAACTTTGGAACAAAATGCAACAAAACTCGTTCATCAGTGGCAGTCCGCAATACGAAAGTTTGACGAAGATCTATTTTCCAGAATTTTCCTTTCGAGAGTTAACACTTCTCAGGAAGGAAAGACAACAATACTCGCTGCATACACTTCCTTGTTTCTTGGTGGAGTCGATAGACTCCTATCAATGATGCAACAGAGCTTTCCCCAGCTCGGTTTGGTTAAAGAAGACTGCATCGAGATGAGTTGGATCGAGTCTACTGTCTACTTCGCGTCATTTCCACGCAATACATCCTTGGATGTTTTGCTTGATAGGAGTCCAGGATCCACAATATCTTTCAAGGCAAAAACAGACTTTGTGACAGAGCCTATACCTGAAATCGCTTTGGAAGGAATATGGGATAGGCTTAACCAACTGGATGCCGAAGCAGCTCAATTGCAATTCACAGCCTATGGGGGCAAGATGGACGAAATTTCCGAGACCAGCATTCCATTTCCACATAGAGCTGGAATTCTATTCCAAATTCATTATGCAGTCGTTTGGGAACAAAAGACGGCTAGCTGGATCAGAAAACTTTACAGCTATATGACTCCTTATGTTACGAAAAATCCACGACAAGCATATATCGATTACAGAGATCTTGACGTGGGAATGAACAACCTAGGCAACACAAGTTACAAACAAGCAAGAGTTTGGGGTACCAAATATTTCAAGAACAACTTTGACCGGTTGGTGCATGTGAAGACCAAAGTTGATCCGGCTAATTTCTTTAGAAATGAACAAAGCATCCCTCCTCTCACACCTTGGTGA
- the LOC118029359 gene encoding tetrahydroberberine oxidase-like, with product MRIFFNAFIIRTLTPFLRFNTSATPKPLVIVTPLNVAHIQAAIACSQKHGLQIRVRSGGHDYEGLSYVAVIPFVVVDLINMRTVTVDVANKTAWVQGGATLGEVYYRIAEKSRTLAFPAGVCPTVGVGGHISGGGTGMIMRKYGLAVDHIIDLQVIDVKGRILDRESMGEDLFWAIRGGGGNTFGVVIAWKLELVPIPASVTVFNVTRILMKEDATKLIHQWQYAIEKFEEDLFSRIFIWRSANSTQEGKPMIQAAFTSLFLGGVDRLLSYMQESFPELGLVKEDCIEMSWIESTVYFAQFPRNTSLEVLLNRSPRPTSFFKGKTDFVKEPIPKTALEGIWERLDQVDAGSAELQFTAYGGKMNEIAESSTPFPHRAGTLYQIHYGISWDEEGIEAYAKYISWIRRLYSYMAPYVSKNPRQAYVNYRDLDLGVNNLGNTSYRQASIWGTKYFKNNFDRLVRVKTAVDPANFFRNEQSIPPLSSW from the exons ATGAGGATTTTCTTCAATGCCTTCATTATCAGAACTCTAACGCCATTTCTAAG GTTCAACACAAGTGCCACCCCGAAACCACTAGTTATTGTTACACCTCTAAATGTAGCCCACATTCAAGCTGCCATTGCTTGTTCCCAGAAACATGGCCTGCAAATTAGAGTTCGAAGTGGTGGCCATGACTATGAGGGCCTCTCTTATGTTGCTGTTATACCCTTCGTGGTTGTTGATCTAATCAATATGCGAACAGTTACTGTTGATGTAGCAAATAAAACTGCATGGGTTCAAGGTGGGGCTACTTTAGGCGAAGTTTACTATAGAATTGCCGAGAAAAGTAGAACTCTTGCCTTCCCAGCGGGTGTTTGCCCTACGGTGGGAGTTGGTGGTCACATTAGCGGAGGAGGAACTGGCATGATCATGCGTAAATATGGCCTCGCTGTAGATCATATTATTGATCTACAAGTAATCGATGTCAAGGGTAGAATCCTTGATAGAGAATCAATGGGAGAAGATCTCTTTTGGGCTATTCGAGGCGGTGGAGGAAATACCTTTGGAGTAGTTATTGCTTGGAAACTAGAATTGGTTCCAATTCCAGCTTCTGTAACTGTCTTCAATGTCACAagaatattaatgaaagaagaTGCAACAAAACTCATTCATCAATGGCAATACGCAATAGAAAAGTTCGAGGAAGATTTATTCTCAAGAATTTTCATATGGAGATCAGCTAACTCTACTCAAGAAGGAAAGCCAATGATACAAGCTGCATTCACTTCTTTGTTTCTTGGCGGGGTAGATAGACTTCTTTCATACATGCAAGAGAGCTTTCCCGAGCTTGGTTTGGTGAAAGAGGATTGCATTGAAATGAGTTGGATCGAGTCTACAGTCTACTTTGCTCAATTTCCTCGTAATACATCCTTGGAAGTGTTGCTTAACAGGAGTCCTCGACCCACAAGCTTTTTCAAAGGAAAAACTGACTTTGTTAAGGAACCTATACCTAAAACTGCGTTGGAAGGAATATGGGAAAGGCTTGACCAAGTCGATGCCGGATCGGCTGAATTGCAATTCACTGCCTATGGAGGAAAGATGAACGAAATTGCAGAATCCAGCACTCCATTTCCTCATAGAGCCGGAACTCTATACCAAATTCATTATGGAATCTCTTGGGATGAAGAAGGCATTGAGGCATATGCAAAATATATAAGTTGGATCAGAAGGCTTTACAGCTACATGGCGCCTTATGTTTCAAAAAATCCCAGACAAGCATATGTCAACTATAGAGATCTTGACCTAGGAGTGAACAACCTAGGCAACACAAGTTACAGACAAGCAAGCATTTGGGGTACCAAATATTTCAAGAACAACTTCGACAGGTTGGTGCGAGTCAAGACCGCAGTTGATCCAGCTAATTTCTTTAGAAATGAACAAAGCATTCCTCCTTTATCATCTTGGTGA